A portion of the Celeribacter baekdonensis genome contains these proteins:
- a CDS encoding CRTAC1 family protein produces the protein MTHRFLFFLFGLCAPTALMAQSIPQFQDRSDALPAHIYSGGWEHFVGGGVASFDCNGDGMTDLFAAGGDTPASLMINRSEREGALTFERGDIAAITGVTGAYPIDIDSDGITDLAVLRVGKNLLLKGLGECAFEDASEAWGFDGGDRWTTSFAAGWEGDNTRPTLFFGNYVDRDNPDGPFEACDSNELHRPNATGWDKTILEPGFCTLSALMSKGARGVQSLRLSNDRHYYVKGGYEQVYDLQNNRFLDESDGWDRVSLWGMGIAERDINGDAIPDVMLTSMGDQLLQFGRANGRYEAAPFDIGTYAHRPHLGDDGRPSTGWQADWGDVDNDGRADLFIAKGNVEQMPSNAARDPNNLLQQKPDGTFREVSIAAGVASLEKSRGAGLVDLNGDGKLDLVVVNRGSPMELYENVTPNSGQYLDVSLVQSGTNQTAVGAVVSVLTNLGLQDQEITIGGGHGSGKAVPLHFGLGDAVSAKIQVTWPDGFASDWVELTRFDRWVELARE, from the coding sequence ATGACCCACCGATTTTTATTTTTCCTCTTTGGCCTTTGTGCCCCCACAGCCCTTATGGCGCAATCCATTCCGCAATTCCAAGATCGGTCCGACGCCCTGCCCGCACATATCTACAGCGGCGGCTGGGAACATTTTGTCGGCGGCGGCGTGGCCTCTTTTGATTGCAACGGCGATGGGATGACCGATCTCTTTGCTGCCGGCGGTGACACCCCCGCCAGCCTGATGATAAACCGTTCCGAGCGCGAGGGCGCGCTGACATTTGAGCGTGGCGACATCGCGGCCATCACCGGCGTCACCGGAGCCTATCCGATTGATATCGACAGTGATGGGATCACCGATCTCGCCGTGCTGCGGGTCGGGAAAAATCTACTGCTCAAAGGCTTGGGCGAGTGCGCGTTTGAGGACGCCTCAGAGGCATGGGGATTTGACGGTGGCGACCGCTGGACCACCTCTTTTGCCGCCGGATGGGAGGGGGACAACACCCGACCGACCTTGTTTTTCGGCAATTACGTCGACCGCGACAACCCGGACGGGCCATTTGAGGCCTGTGACAGCAACGAATTGCACCGCCCAAACGCAACAGGATGGGACAAAACCATCCTAGAGCCGGGCTTTTGCACACTCTCCGCCCTGATGTCCAAAGGTGCGCGCGGGGTGCAAAGCCTGCGACTTTCCAATGATCGGCATTACTACGTCAAAGGCGGCTATGAGCAGGTCTATGATCTTCAAAACAATCGGTTTTTAGATGAGAGCGATGGCTGGGACAGGGTTTCCCTTTGGGGCATGGGCATTGCCGAACGCGACATCAATGGCGATGCGATCCCGGATGTGATGTTGACCTCGATGGGCGATCAATTGCTGCAATTTGGCCGCGCGAATGGTCGCTATGAGGCCGCGCCTTTTGACATCGGCACCTATGCCCATCGGCCGCATCTGGGCGATGACGGGCGGCCCTCGACCGGCTGGCAGGCGGATTGGGGCGATGTCGACAATGACGGCCGCGCCGATCTGTTTATCGCTAAGGGCAATGTCGAACAAATGCCCTCAAACGCCGCGCGCGACCCCAACAACCTGTTGCAGCAAAAGCCAGACGGGACGTTTCGCGAGGTCTCGATTGCGGCAGGCGTGGCATCTTTGGAGAAATCACGCGGTGCGGGATTGGTGGATTTGAACGGCGACGGCAAGCTTGATCTCGTGGTGGTCAATCGCGGCTCGCCCATGGAGCTTTATGAAAACGTGACGCCCAACTCCGGACAGTATCTGGATGTCTCTTTGGTGCAATCCGGGACCAATCAAACCGCCGTCGGCGCAGTGGTGTCGGTTCTGACCAACCTTGGTTTGCAGGATCAAGAAATCACCATCGGCGGCGGGCATGGATCGGGCAAGGCGGTGCCGCTGCACTTTGGCCTTGGTGACGCGGTGAGTGCGAAAATTCAGGTCACATGGCCCGATGGCTTTGCAAGCGATTGGGTGGAACTGACCCGGTTCGATCGCTGGGTTGAGTTGGCGCGGGAGTAA
- a CDS encoding TRAP transporter small permease, which produces MYHRLSLWIARLARLTAYAGGLSLMAVIALTCLSIAGRALDGLGFGPIPGDIELVEFGIGFAVFSAMPYAQFARAHARVDLFKPLLGQTINRLLDLIGDLFLLGFSALIAWRLWLGMIDKGAYHETSFILQIPVVWGYRAAMATCVVAVIVALFSVLRSTRALLLPPSMPHATET; this is translated from the coding sequence ATGTATCACCGCCTGTCCCTATGGATCGCGCGTTTGGCGCGACTGACCGCCTATGCAGGCGGGCTGAGCCTCATGGCTGTGATTGCGTTGACCTGCCTCTCGATTGCGGGCCGGGCCTTGGATGGCCTTGGTTTTGGTCCGATCCCCGGCGATATTGAACTGGTCGAATTTGGGATTGGATTTGCGGTATTTTCCGCCATGCCCTACGCCCAATTCGCCCGCGCCCATGCTCGGGTAGATCTGTTCAAACCGCTGTTGGGTCAGACGATCAACCGCCTGTTGGACCTGATCGGAGATCTGTTTTTGCTGGGCTTTTCGGCATTGATCGCGTGGCGACTTTGGCTCGGGATGATCGACAAAGGCGCCTATCACGAGACCTCATTCATTCTGCAAATCCCGGTGGTCTGGGGGTATCGCGCCGCCATGGCGACCTGTGTGGTGGCGGTGATTGTGGCGCTGTTTTCTGTGCTGCGTTCCACCCGCGCGCTGCTTTTGCCGCCCTCAATGCCACACGCAACGGAGACCTGA
- a CDS encoding TRAP transporter large permease produces the protein MSRFEIGLWSFPILLALIFLRIPIGVAMFAVGFGGAYVLSGNSVMMLSQFKHLIYGEFSSYSFSIIPLFLLMGHFATMGGMSAGLFKAAETWLGHRKGGVAMAAVGACAGFGAICGSSLATAATMGKVALPELKKYGYTGRLATGALAAGGTLGILIPPSVILVVYAMLAEQNIAKLFVAAFVPGLLAALGYMICISVYVRLRPQSCGQRDKAPLAERVSALVAVWPVLTIFVAVVGGIYLGMFTPTEAAAVGAAGTGIVALMSGGLTWRGTGEAILETAASTGMIFLILIGAKVFNNFLALSGVPMQAAAWVGALGLTPWVILAAVLLLYLAFGCVMDSLSMIILTIPILFPILEGLDFGLPHGEFGLWFGIVVLIVVEVGLITPPVGMNLFIINALDKETPISETFKGTLPFVITDLIRVGFLIAFPVLTLGLVRWVY, from the coding sequence ATGAGCCGCTTTGAAATCGGCCTTTGGTCTTTCCCCATACTCTTGGCCTTGATCTTTTTACGCATCCCCATCGGGGTCGCGATGTTTGCCGTGGGCTTTGGCGGGGCGTATGTTCTGAGCGGCAATTCCGTGATGATGTTGAGCCAATTCAAACATTTGATCTACGGCGAATTCTCGTCTTACTCCTTTTCCATCATTCCACTGTTCTTGCTGATGGGCCATTTCGCCACCATGGGCGGCATGTCGGCGGGGCTGTTTAAGGCGGCGGAAACCTGGCTTGGCCACCGCAAAGGCGGGGTCGCGATGGCCGCCGTCGGGGCCTGTGCGGGCTTTGGCGCGATCTGTGGATCATCCTTGGCCACCGCCGCCACCATGGGCAAAGTCGCCCTGCCGGAGTTGAAAAAATATGGCTACACGGGGCGTTTGGCCACCGGCGCGCTGGCGGCAGGCGGCACGTTGGGCATCCTGATCCCGCCTTCCGTGATCCTCGTGGTCTACGCCATGTTGGCCGAACAAAACATTGCCAAGCTCTTTGTCGCCGCCTTTGTGCCCGGCCTTTTGGCCGCGCTTGGCTATATGATCTGCATCTCGGTCTACGTGCGCCTCCGGCCCCAATCCTGTGGTCAGCGCGACAAAGCGCCACTCGCCGAACGCGTCTCTGCCCTCGTCGCTGTCTGGCCGGTGTTGACAATTTTTGTGGCCGTCGTCGGCGGCATCTATTTGGGCATGTTCACCCCAACCGAAGCCGCTGCTGTGGGGGCCGCTGGCACCGGGATTGTGGCGCTGATGAGCGGCGGATTGACATGGCGCGGCACGGGCGAGGCGATTTTGGAAACGGCCGCCTCTACGGGGATGATTTTCCTGATCCTGATCGGCGCGAAAGTGTTCAACAACTTCTTGGCGCTCTCAGGCGTGCCGATGCAGGCCGCCGCTTGGGTCGGCGCGTTGGGCCTCACCCCATGGGTGATTTTGGCCGCAGTTTTGTTGCTCTATCTGGCCTTTGGCTGCGTCATGGACAGCCTGTCAATGATCATCCTCACCATTCCGATCCTGTTCCCGATCTTGGAAGGTTTGGACTTTGGCCTACCGCACGGCGAGTTCGGCCTCTGGTTCGGCATCGTCGTTTTGATCGTGGTCGAGGTCGGGTTGATCACTCCACCCGTGGGGATGAACCTGTTTATCATCAATGCCTTGGACAAAGAGACGCCAATTTCTGAGACCTTCAAAGGCACCCTGCCCTTTGTGATCACCGACCTGATCCGCGTCGGATTTTTAATCGCCTTCCCGGTGCTGACCCTTGGCCTTGTGCGGTGGGTGTATTGA
- a CDS encoding TolB family protein, producing MTNETAQFDGPQFDGQWTSRLMIYDLEDRISTPVLETDIEIAAPNWTPDGSALIVNGGGSLFWVDLDAPELLEIDTGLCINLNNDHGLSPDGETLYFSDHTYGHGAIIWRQSLDGDADPEQVTEKRPSWFHGISPNGQWICYTGVREGLFGIYVAASDGSGEHCVIEGGHHYDGPDFSADGEWIWFNSDRTGASELWRVRLDGSGLERMTQDAMVNWFPHPAPEGDAVVYLAYPEGTVGHPPMMHVELRLWRPGHPSDTLVTLTGGQGTINVPSWSPDGGAFAYVEYAD from the coding sequence ATGACGAATGAGACAGCTCAATTTGACGGGCCTCAATTTGACGGGCAATGGACGTCGCGATTGATGATCTATGATCTTGAGGATCGGATCAGCACGCCTGTGCTTGAAACCGACATCGAGATTGCTGCGCCAAATTGGACGCCGGACGGATCGGCGTTGATCGTGAACGGTGGCGGGAGCCTGTTTTGGGTTGACCTTGATGCGCCGGAATTGTTGGAGATCGACACCGGCCTGTGCATCAATTTGAACAATGATCACGGCCTTTCGCCCGATGGCGAGACCCTGTATTTTTCCGATCATACCTATGGTCACGGCGCGATCATTTGGCGGCAATCCTTGGATGGCGACGCCGACCCGGAACAGGTCACCGAAAAACGCCCGTCGTGGTTTCATGGCATATCGCCCAATGGCCAATGGATTTGCTACACGGGCGTGCGCGAAGGGTTGTTTGGTATTTATGTTGCCGCAAGCGACGGGTCCGGCGAACATTGCGTGATCGAGGGCGGGCATCATTACGATGGCCCGGATTTCTCCGCAGATGGGGAATGGATTTGGTTCAATTCGGACCGCACCGGGGCCTCGGAGCTTTGGCGGGTGCGCCTTGACGGGTCGGGGTTGGAGCGGATGACCCAAGACGCGATGGTCAATTGGTTCCCGCATCCCGCGCCTGAAGGTGACGCGGTGGTGTATTTGGCCTATCCTGAAGGCACGGTGGGCCATCCACCGATGATGCATGTGGAATTGCGGCTGTGGCGACCGGGGCACCCGAGTGACACGCTGGTGACATTGACCGGCGGGCAGGGGACGATCAATGTGCCGTCATGGTCGCCCGATGGGGGGGCATTTGCCTATGTTGAATACGCGGACTAA
- a CDS encoding LacI family transcriptional regulator, with protein MTGEDEHEKAAPVITPPLSPGERPTLKTISRITGLAIATVSRALSDAPDISVETKKRVRECADHIGYHPNRAGQRLRTGKTHVVSLLMPTEPDIMSHTAQLISSVAEGLQGTPYHLVVTPYAPNEDLMRPLRHMISTGSADAVILNQTLPEDPRVAYLMERGFPFATHGRTIWSDRHAWFDFDNRRFAEIGIAALARRGRRHVLVIAPPLDQLYGQDIFAGVTETCQHHGMTPIWLKSATSDSPSTAIEADVSAALKEAPEIDAILCASPMSAITAIDAAERLGRVIGVDFDAFAKEATPLLTRFRREALSLHEDVAKAGIALACAALQAVEDPNGPPMSGLDIPQYLDPLDHLPDHSPNLSPGNG; from the coding sequence ATGACGGGTGAGGATGAGCACGAAAAGGCGGCCCCTGTGATCACGCCCCCTTTGTCTCCGGGCGAGCGCCCGACCCTTAAAACCATATCCCGCATCACCGGGCTGGCCATCGCCACGGTCAGCCGTGCGCTCTCAGATGCGCCCGACATTTCGGTCGAAACCAAAAAACGCGTGCGGGAGTGCGCCGATCACATTGGCTATCACCCAAACCGTGCCGGTCAGCGCCTGCGCACTGGAAAAACCCATGTCGTGTCGCTGTTGATGCCCACCGAGCCCGACATCATGTCCCACACTGCGCAACTGATTTCCTCCGTCGCCGAAGGCCTTCAAGGCACGCCCTATCATCTGGTCGTCACCCCCTATGCTCCGAATGAGGATCTGATGCGGCCGCTGCGCCATATGATCAGCACCGGTTCCGCCGACGCCGTGATCCTCAACCAAACCCTGCCCGAGGACCCCCGCGTCGCCTATTTGATGGAGCGGGGATTTCCCTTTGCCACCCATGGTCGTACCATTTGGTCTGATCGCCACGCGTGGTTTGATTTTGACAACCGTCGCTTTGCCGAAATTGGCATTGCCGCCTTGGCGCGACGCGGGCGGCGTCATGTGCTGGTCATCGCGCCGCCGCTGGACCAACTCTATGGTCAGGACATTTTTGCAGGCGTCACAGAAACTTGTCAGCATCATGGGATGACGCCGATCTGGCTCAAAAGCGCCACCTCGGACAGCCCCTCCACAGCGATCGAAGCCGATGTGAGCGCCGCCCTCAAAGAGGCCCCCGAAATTGACGCCATCCTTTGCGCCTCACCGATGAGCGCCATCACCGCCATTGACGCAGCCGAGCGGCTGGGCCGGGTGATCGGCGTCGATTTTGACGCCTTCGCCAAAGAGGCAACCCCGCTTTTGACCCGGTTTCGACGCGAGGCGCTTTCCTTGCATGAAGATGTCGCAAAGGCCGGCATTGCATTGGCCTGCGCCGCACTTCAGGCCGTTGAAGACCCAAACGGCCCGCCCATGAGTGGCTTAGATATTCCGCAGTATCTGGACCCTTTGGATCATTTGCCGGATCATTCACCGAACCTATCGCCGGGCAACGGCTGA
- the mgrA gene encoding L-glyceraldehyde 3-phosphate reductase has translation MTYTPAESRYDTMVYRTCGQSGLKLPAVSLGLWHNFGHDTPHQTKRDILRTAFDLGITHFDLANNYGLPPGSAEEAFGEILKTDFAGYRDEMIISSKAGYRMHPGPYGEWGSRKYLMASCDASLKRMGVDYVDIFYSHRFDPDTPLEETVGALDSIVRQGKALYVGISSYNSARTREAVAILKDLGTPCLIHQPSYNMLNRWVERDGLKDTLKELGVGSIAFTPLAQGMLTAKYLKGIPEGSRATQGKSLAPSMVSDQAIKNLNALNEIAQARGQTLAQMAIAWVLRDEGITTALIGASKPSQVVDCVGAVSNLSFTPAELAAIDEAADEEKINLWALSSESDQD, from the coding sequence ATGACCTACACACCTGCCGAAAGCCGTTATGACACGATGGTTTACCGCACATGCGGCCAGTCCGGGCTGAAACTGCCCGCCGTGTCGCTGGGCCTGTGGCACAATTTCGGCCATGACACGCCGCATCAAACCAAACGTGACATCCTGCGCACCGCCTTTGATCTCGGTATCACTCATTTCGATCTGGCCAACAATTACGGCCTCCCTCCGGGCAGCGCCGAAGAAGCCTTTGGCGAGATTCTCAAAACCGACTTTGCCGGTTACCGCGACGAGATGATCATCAGTTCCAAGGCGGGCTATCGCATGCACCCGGGGCCTTATGGCGAATGGGGGTCGCGCAAATATCTGATGGCCTCTTGTGATGCCTCGCTCAAACGGATGGGCGTCGATTACGTTGATATTTTCTATTCGCACCGCTTTGATCCTGACACGCCATTGGAGGAAACCGTGGGCGCGCTGGATAGCATCGTGCGACAGGGCAAGGCGTTATACGTTGGGATTTCGTCCTATAATTCCGCCCGCACCCGCGAAGCGGTGGCCATTCTCAAAGACTTGGGTACGCCCTGCCTGATTCATCAGCCGAGCTACAATATGCTCAACCGTTGGGTCGAACGGGACGGGTTGAAAGACACGCTCAAAGAGTTGGGGGTTGGCTCCATCGCCTTTACGCCCTTGGCCCAAGGCATGTTGACGGCGAAATACCTCAAAGGCATCCCCGAAGGCTCGCGCGCGACCCAAGGCAAATCCTTGGCCCCGTCGATGGTCTCGGATCAGGCGATCAAAAACCTCAATGCGCTCAATGAGATTGCGCAGGCGCGTGGGCAGACATTGGCGCAAATGGCGATCGCTTGGGTGTTGCGCGATGAGGGCATCACCACGGCGCTCATCGGCGCGTCAAAGCCGTCGCAGGTGGTCGATTGTGTCGGCGCGGTGAGCAATCTGAGCTTCACGCCTGCGGAATTGGCGGCAATTGATGAGGCGGCTGATGAGGAGAAAATCAACCTTTGGGCCCTGTCGTCTGAAAGTGATCAAGATTAG
- a CDS encoding D-lyxose/D-mannose family sugar isomerase has translation MKRSTVNEIIREADAFMRSFGFVMPPFAYLTPEALKARVASDGMMIRDHMMGWDITDYGQGDFDALGLFLFTLRNGTAANVARGMGPLYAEKLLISQENQISPMHHHIYKTEDIINRGGATLVLQLYTRTEDGVLNDTAPVEVMTDGQLRTLKAGEHLALAPGESVTLEPWHWHAFWGEGGKVLIGEVSNVNDDRTDNIFHQPIGRFSQIEEDDTPLHLLVSDYDSWL, from the coding sequence ATGAAACGATCCACTGTCAACGAGATCATCCGCGAGGCGGATGCGTTTATGCGCTCATTCGGCTTTGTCATGCCACCCTTTGCCTATCTGACGCCCGAGGCGCTCAAAGCGCGTGTGGCCAGCGATGGTATGATGATCCGCGATCATATGATGGGCTGGGACATCACGGATTATGGCCAGGGCGATTTCGACGCTTTGGGCCTGTTCCTGTTTACTCTGCGCAATGGCACTGCCGCCAATGTGGCACGGGGCATGGGGCCGCTCTATGCCGAAAAACTGTTGATCTCGCAGGAGAACCAAATTTCCCCGATGCATCACCATATCTACAAGACCGAGGACATCATCAACCGGGGTGGCGCGACCTTGGTGTTGCAACTTTACACCCGGACCGAGGACGGTGTTCTCAATGATACGGCCCCGGTCGAGGTGATGACCGACGGGCAATTGCGAACCCTGAAAGCGGGCGAACATTTGGCGCTGGCACCGGGCGAAAGCGTCACTTTGGAGCCGTGGCATTGGCACGCGTTTTGGGGTGAGGGCGGTAAGGTGTTGATCGGCGAAGTGTCGAATGTGAATGATGACCGTACCGATAATATTTTCCATCAACCGATCGGGCGGTTCAGCCAGATCGAAGAAGATGACACTCCGCTGCACCTGTTGGTCAGCGATTATGACAGCTGGCTTTGA
- a CDS encoding cytochrome-c peroxidase: protein MLNTRTKAGVSALILAALARPVLGFDLPAPVTDEDYLTVSMSEVTLGQLLFFDPILSGNDNISCSTCHHPKLGTSDGLSLGLGEGGIGLGPSRVADQSNLPEHRVPRNAPALYNLGAHEYTRMFHDGRVEEVDGHLRVPIEDGFFATVSGVLATQAAFPVLSPDEMGGQVSENPLSKAIRKGQFSGPGGGWDLIAAKVAAIPDYEARFKTAYPAIAFGRDIAFADISNALAAFMAFEYRSDHSPFDRYLRGDEAALSVQAKAGMELFYGEAGCAACHSGAFQTDHAFHAMGQPQFGPGKTLIFEQGARDEGRFRVTGQPQDLYAFRTPALRNVTLTSPYGHTGAYADLRDFVVAHLAPSEALMTYDRAQAVLPDLPVEDWEVMNTEADVAAILSAIKVPDRSLPEDQIDALMAFLRALEDNPNRLGVPETVPSGLAFEK, encoded by the coding sequence ATGTTGAATACGCGGACTAAAGCCGGTGTTTCGGCCCTGATTTTGGCCGCTTTGGCGCGCCCGGTGCTGGGGTTTGATCTGCCCGCGCCGGTCACGGATGAGGATTACCTTACAGTAAGCATGTCCGAGGTCACTTTAGGGCAACTGTTGTTTTTTGATCCGATCCTGTCGGGCAATGACAATATTTCCTGTTCCACCTGCCACCACCCGAAATTGGGCACCTCGGACGGGCTCTCACTGGGCTTGGGGGAAGGCGGGATCGGTCTTGGGCCGAGCCGAGTGGCGGACCAAAGCAATCTGCCCGAACACCGTGTGCCGCGCAACGCCCCCGCGCTATATAATTTGGGCGCGCATGAGTACACGCGGATGTTTCATGATGGCCGCGTCGAGGAGGTCGATGGTCATTTGCGCGTGCCGATTGAGGATGGTTTCTTTGCAACCGTGTCGGGCGTTTTGGCGACCCAAGCGGCGTTCCCCGTGCTCTCTCCTGATGAAATGGGCGGGCAGGTTAGCGAAAACCCTCTGTCCAAAGCCATCCGCAAGGGGCAATTTTCCGGCCCCGGTGGCGGTTGGGATTTGATTGCGGCCAAGGTGGCGGCGATCCCTGACTATGAGGCGCGATTCAAGACCGCCTATCCCGCCATCGCCTTTGGCCGCGACATCGCCTTTGCGGATATTTCCAATGCGCTGGCGGCATTTATGGCCTTTGAATATCGCTCTGATCACAGTCCCTTTGACCGATACCTGCGCGGTGATGAGGCGGCTTTGAGTGTTCAGGCCAAAGCGGGGATGGAGCTGTTCTATGGCGAGGCGGGATGTGCCGCCTGTCATTCCGGTGCGTTTCAAACCGATCACGCGTTTCACGCCATGGGCCAGCCGCAATTTGGCCCCGGCAAGACGTTGATTTTCGAACAAGGCGCGCGCGACGAAGGCCGGTTCCGTGTCACCGGCCAGCCGCAAGACCTCTATGCTTTTCGCACGCCCGCGCTGCGCAACGTTACGCTGACATCCCCCTATGGTCACACGGGCGCCTACGCCGATTTGCGCGATTTTGTGGTGGCGCATCTTGCCCCCTCTGAGGCGTTGATGACCTATGATCGCGCTCAGGCGGTGCTGCCTGATCTGCCGGTCGAGGATTGGGAGGTGATGAACACAGAGGCCGATGTCGCGGCGATCCTGTCGGCGATCAAAGTGCCGGACCGGAGCCTGCCTGAGGATCAAATCGACGCGCTGATGGCGTTTTTGCGCGCGCTTGAGGACAATCCAAATCGACTGGGCGTGCCGGAGACGGTGCCGTCTGGATTGGCGTTTGAGAAGTAG
- a CDS encoding beta-mannosidase, producing the protein MVTIELTEGWRFFDAEGDYDLPVSLPFDSVSTMVKAGHAPEPYVGDAEAALRWIAERDWVLCRSVELTQTDVELVLSGLDGVVGVSVNGVDVVTADNAFRTWRVDLSHCARLGDNQIALRFRSVIQAAEARQKAQPFYIPYHKGNCPIANINMLRKQQCDFGWDWNTALAPFGVSGGVSICSAMKTRIAHLHVAQAHHDTEAQSVSVTVTAHVVHGEGAVAEMRFAGRRREAVVTDGVAQAVFFIEEPQLWWPNGQGDQPLYSLEIRCGAAVVMRRIGLRRIEHVTVKDAKGTGFKFRVNGRDVFAKGANWIPADALHGRIERDKVRDLLQSAVDAHMNMIRVWGGGRYEPDWFYDLCDDMGLMVWQDFMFACNLYPADRAFLSNVAAEVVEQVQRLQHHACLALWCGDNELLGMLHEFPEARANRDRYLVMYDRLNQTLERALFEADPQANWWPSSPSLGPLNYGDAWHEDSSGDMHVWTVWHENMPFEAYREMTPRFVSEFGFQSFPSMDVIRRFIAPEDRNMASPVMDAHQKNAGGNARIVGTMMRDFRLPERFEDLVYLSQVQQGLAIKTAVTAWRALKPHCMGTLYWQLNDTWPCASWSSLDYGGGWKILHHMAARFYAPVLVTIVPQYGRDVFKLINDLSDEVDVSIQVAAVTPKGDVRPLAEVSVTAMTHKAFEVLELERDLLKQDEFYVFTWQYRGQHEGQNEGGEGGDIHAPKPFKAYDLIDPHIVIETNELREKIEITLAAEALALFVTLDADQPGRFSANAVTLLPNMPQKIIFVPQDADINTNFTVQHLYKATLGGAK; encoded by the coding sequence ATGGTCACTATCGAACTGACAGAGGGTTGGAGATTTTTTGACGCAGAGGGCGATTATGATCTGCCGGTCTCTTTGCCGTTTGACAGTGTCTCGACCATGGTCAAAGCGGGGCATGCGCCGGAGCCATATGTGGGGGACGCGGAAGCCGCGCTGCGCTGGATTGCAGAGCGCGATTGGGTGCTGTGCCGCTCGGTGGAGCTGACGCAGACGGATGTTGAGTTGGTGTTGTCAGGCCTTGATGGCGTCGTCGGTGTCTCGGTGAACGGGGTCGATGTGGTGACCGCTGACAATGCATTTCGGACCTGGCGGGTGGACCTGTCGCATTGCGCGCGGCTGGGCGACAACCAGATCGCATTGCGGTTCCGCTCGGTGATCCAAGCGGCAGAGGCCCGCCAAAAAGCCCAGCCGTTTTACATCCCCTACCACAAGGGCAATTGCCCGATCGCCAACATCAACATGCTGCGCAAACAGCAATGCGATTTTGGCTGGGATTGGAACACCGCTTTGGCACCGTTTGGGGTCAGCGGGGGTGTGAGTATTTGCTCTGCAATGAAGACGCGGATTGCGCATCTGCATGTGGCGCAGGCGCATCATGACACTGAAGCCCAGAGTGTCTCTGTTACAGTGACGGCGCATGTTGTTCATGGCGAGGGCGCGGTGGCGGAGATGCGCTTTGCCGGTCGACGGCGTGAGGCCGTGGTCACAGATGGCGTGGCGCAGGCGGTGTTTTTTATCGAAGAGCCTCAGCTTTGGTGGCCAAACGGGCAGGGCGATCAGCCGCTATATTCGTTGGAAATCAGGTGTGGCGCGGCGGTTGTGATGCGCCGGATTGGGCTTAGGCGGATCGAACATGTAACTGTCAAAGACGCGAAAGGCACCGGGTTTAAATTCCGGGTCAATGGTCGCGATGTCTTTGCCAAAGGGGCAAATTGGATTCCCGCAGATGCGCTGCATGGGCGGATTGAACGCGACAAGGTGCGCGATCTTTTACAATCCGCCGTTGATGCCCACATGAACATGATCCGGGTCTGGGGCGGCGGGCGCTATGAGCCGGATTGGTTTTACGATCTCTGCGATGACATGGGATTGATGGTCTGGCAGGACTTTATGTTCGCCTGCAATTTGTATCCGGCGGATCGGGCATTTTTGTCCAATGTCGCGGCAGAAGTGGTTGAGCAGGTGCAGCGATTGCAGCATCACGCCTGTTTGGCGCTGTGGTGTGGCGACAATGAGCTGTTGGGCATGTTACATGAATTCCCCGAGGCGAGGGCGAACCGCGACCGCTATTTGGTGATGTATGATCGGCTCAATCAGACCTTGGAACGCGCGCTTTTTGAGGCAGACCCGCAGGCAAATTGGTGGCCATCTTCGCCCTCTTTGGGTCCGTTGAATTACGGTGATGCTTGGCATGAGGACAGCTCGGGCGACATGCATGTGTGGACGGTGTGGCACGAGAATATGCCTTTTGAGGCCTACCGCGAGATGACGCCGCGTTTTGTGTCTGAGTTTGGATTTCAGTCCTTTCCCTCGATGGATGTGATCCGTCGCTTCATCGCGCCCGAAGATCGCAATATGGCCTCCCCGGTGATGGACGCGCATCAAAAAAACGCGGGCGGCAATGCGCGGATCGTGGGCACGATGATGCGCGATTTTCGTCTGCCGGAGCGATTTGAGGACCTCGTGTACCTGTCGCAGGTGCAGCAGGGGCTCGCGATCAAAACCGCCGTCACCGCATGGCGCGCGCTTAAGCCACATTGCATGGGCACGCTCTACTGGCAACTCAACGACACATGGCCCTGCGCTTCTTGGTCGAGCTTGGATTATGGTGGCGGTTGGAAGATTTTGCACCATATGGCCGCGCGGTTTTATGCCCCGGTTTTGGTCACGATCGTGCCGCAGTATGGTAGAGATGTATTTAAACTTATCAATGATTTATCGGATGAGGTGGATGTGTCTATTCAAGTCGCTGCCGTCACTCCAAAAGGCGATGTGCGGCCTTTGGCAGAGGTCTCTGTTACGGCGATGACCCATAAGGCGTTTGAGGTTTTGGAACTGGAGCGTGACCTGTTAAAACAGGATGAATTCTACGTCTTTACATGGCAGTATAGGGGGCAGCATGAAGGGCAAAATGAGGGCGGCGAAGGCGGCGACATTCATGCGCCGAAACCGTTCAAGGCCTATGATCTGATTGATCCTCATATTGTGATTGAAACCAATGAGTTGCGCGAAAAAATTGAGATCACACTTGCGGCCGAGGCGCTTGCGCTTTTTGTCACGCTTGACGCGGATCAGCCGGGGCGGTTTTCGGCCAATGCAGTGACGCTTTTGCCCAACATGCCGCAAAAGATCATATTTGTGCCGCAAGATGCAGATATAAATACGAATTTCACAGTTCAACACCTCTATAAGGCGACCTTGGGAGGGGCCAAATGA